In the Hordeum vulgare subsp. vulgare chromosome 7H, MorexV3_pseudomolecules_assembly, whole genome shotgun sequence genome, one interval contains:
- the LOC123413356 gene encoding glycine-rich domain-containing protein 2 isoform X1: MTAKQMPSAAEAPPEDTAASASMPSSSPASRGRGQAGYPGPFSVDLAAAARRLLAFLRSASARGNVGPRSVRRYEEMWLPLAADAAGGGGEEAAMLVPPPDVHLVWLCHCFHHESYVAYCASRFGRLINRPAILDAENEEHAADCCRDIWDARYPLEPFDFGSNEFDGNNSNGIENDGANSEILMMVQTYAGLADHFASPFVSEGVYHVAARRRYMCFLDLIRKGVCTTREDIRLVPSLDILLMWLAHQSFPVSYAIDMTGMSIQDNVMKRVVSYGEVASEEMVEGTRILWEEAYDEPYDLSGSEIDAAAVGTAREAFHWQAAASEEDTNRLYKGLQPRFLMEVCVFLKGEFDSEHISKEFLRLRAQRCYRSLKLDKSVSNLSCKNWQKMWHMYCEFATRGLTIEVRRSMGGCFRNSKILKNISFSWNDMLHEKSLMLTEELDTRIRAMASITPPIQAPYLLKCVPDRVTDDGGAMISDVILRMRSYRPQEGRWLTRTVLDYSGKECFVVRMRIGRGIWRRGPETPMAVKWEDRIIEVREGSWSYIASATSVGYAPEKVVGTATPTKYQQENKVVWRFSTGDVMTVWLGDDLNFQLQNEISEEEQARVLVGRRLSYSVKKDITSNNHNHNEEEQYITLVRTSPDYPDGRATALLNWKLLAIEFLPKEDAVFVLLLCTAIARTMTEIRREDVSGLLVRRRMREPQVGQRDWGSVMLPDAPSLDPHLQPWYRNAARVLSSAETVLPNRAMPVKYSPTDGKDELYRQALIP; the protein is encoded by the exons ATGACAGCAAAGCAAATGCCCTCCGCAGCAGAGGCGCCGCCGGAGGACACCGCGGCCTCCGCATCCATGCCCTCATCGTCCCCTGCTTCCCGCGGCCGCGGGCAGGCGGGCTATCCCGGCCCCTTCTCggtcgacctcgccgccgccgcgcgccgcctcctcgcgttcCTTCGCTCCGCTTCCGCCCGCGGAAACGTGGGGCCGCGGTCTGTGCGGAGGTACGAGGAGATGTGGCTACCGCTCGCCGCGGATGCGGCgggtggaggaggagaggaggccgCGATGCTGGTGCCCCCGCCGGACGTGCACCTCGTCTGGCTCTGCCACTGCTTCCACCAT GAGAGCTATGTCGCATACTGTGCATCAAGGTTTGGACGCCTCATCAATCGACCTGCAATACTTGATGCTGAGAATGAGGAGCATGCCGCTGACTGTTGTCGGGACATCTGGGACGCACGCTACCCATTGGAGCCGTTTGACTTTGGCAGCAATGAATTTGATGGAAATAATTCGAATGGCATTGAGAACGATGGTGCTAATAGCGAAATTCTTATGATGGTTCAAACATACGCTGGCCTAGCAGACCACTTTGCCTCGCCCTTTGTCTCCGAAGGCGTCTACCATGTCGCTGCAAGAAGGCGTTACATGTGTTTCCTTGACCTCATCAGAAAGGGTGTGTGCACAACCAGAGAAGACATTCGGCTCGTGCCTAGCCTGGATATATTACTGATGTGGCTTGCTCATCAG AGCTTTCCAGTGAGCTATGCAATCGACATGACAGGGATGTCTATCCAGGACAATGTTATGAAAAGGGTCGTCAGTTATGGGGAGGTGGCGAGTGAGGAGATGGTGGAGGGGACGAGGATCTTATGGGAGGAGGCATATGATGAGCCATACGATCTATCTGGTTCGGAGATTGATGCGGCAGCAGTTGGCACGGCAAGGGAGGCGTTCCACTGGCAGGCTGCAGCATCAGAAGAGGACACCAACCGGCTGTATAAGGGGTTGCAACCTAGATTTCTTATGGAG GTATGTGTGTTCCTGAAAGGAGAATTTGACAGTGAGCACATTAGCAAGGAATTTCTGCGTTTGCGAGCACAGAGGTGTTACAGATCATTGAAGCTCGACAAGTCAGTGTCCAATTTATCCTGCAAAAACTGGCAGAAAATGTGGCATATGTATTGTGAATTTGCAACCCGAGGTCTCACCATTGAGGTAAGGCGCAGCATGGGCGGGTGCTTCAGGAACAGCAAGATCCTCAAGAATATATCATTCTCATGGAACGATATGCTGCATGAGAAATCACTTATGCTTACAGAGGAGCTTGATACCAGGATTAGGGCGATGGCATCGATTACCCCTCCCATTCAAGCACCTTACTTATTGAAGTGTGTACCTGACAGAGTCACTGATGATGGCGGGGCAATGATTTCTGACGTCATATTGCGCATGAGAAGTTATCGTCCGCAGGAAGGACGGTGGCTGACCCGTACAGTACTTGATTATAGTGGGAAAGAATGTTTCGTTGTTAGGATGAG AATAGGCAGAGGGATTTGGCGGAGAGGACCAGAAACTCCCATGGCAGTGAAATGGGAAGATAGGATCATTGAGGTCCGAGAAGGCTCATGGTCCTATATTGCAAGTGCAACATCCGTTGGTTATGCTCCAG AAAAGGTGGTTGGCACAGCAACGCCAACGAAATATCAACAGGAGAATAAGGTGGTTTGGCGCTTTTCAACTGGAGATGTAATGACAGTGTGGTTGGGAGATGACCTCAACTTTCAGCTACAAAATGAGATTTCAGAAGAAGAG CAGGCAAGGGTGCTTGTAGGGAGGAGATTGAGTTACAGCGTAAAGAAGGACATCACATCAAATAACCACAACCACAATGAGGAAGAGCAGTACATCACCCTTGTCCGTACATCACCAGACTATCCTGATGGCAGAGCAACCGCGCTCCTAAACTGGAAACTACTCGCAATTGAGTttctacccaaagaggatgcagtcTTTGTGCTCCTCTTATGCACGGCGATCGCACGAACAATGACAGAGATCAGAAGGGAAGATGTGTCCGGGCTTCTGGTGCGGCGAAGAATGCGCGAACCACAGGTAGGGCAGAGAGACTGGGGCTCGGTGATGCTGCCGGACGCGCCTTCCCTTGACCCTCATTTGCAGCCGTGGTACCGGAATGCGGCGCGTGTTTTGAGCTCCGCGGAGACTGTGCTGCCTAACAGAGCGATGCCCGTTAAATACTCGCCTACCGATGGCAAGGATGAGCTGTACAGGCAAGCTCTTATACCCTGA
- the LOC123413358 gene encoding uncharacterized protein LOC123413358 isoform X1, translating into MRPTAAATGPSFFLPRCQSVPAPASSRAAGVAAAADPCKPPNKAIRSWRAASAGSNGGDERGQSVSTVATTPSGRRARLSARRRESIRLLDALPDQGGIGEFLRHPAGVESLLNTRALQSFAPVESESDGTFRCTLHPMGFLGFQVAPVLDLRVTPTRDDCTVEMLSCRFEGSDSIEQQNELFSAVMTNRITWGDNGDEEPCLDIDVNLEVTLEVYTKPFSLLPLSAVEKPGNLLMQGLLDRLVPMLDSWASWPGRFSSNPAGCTTKEESRGKQSYIHAAWVNLWMWIDACMIQTHCT; encoded by the exons ATGAGGCCCACTGCGGCAGCAACCggaccttccttcttcctccccagATGCCAGTCGGTCCCGGCCCCGGCATCATCAAGGGCGGCAGGAGTAGCAGCAGCTGCCGATCCATGCAAGCCGCCCAACAAGGCGATCCGGTCATGGCGAGCCGCGTCGGCAGGCAGCAACGGCGGCGACGAGCGCGGCCAGTCCGTGTCGACGGTGGCGACGACACCGTCGGGAAGGCGGGCCCGGCTGTCGGCGAGGCGGCGGGAGAGCATCAGGCTCCTGGACGCGCTGCCGGACCAGGGCGGCATCGGCGAGTTCCTGCGGCACCCCGCCGGCGTGGAGTCCCTGCTCAACACCCGGGCGCTGCAGAGCTTCGCGCCGGTGGAGTCGGAGTCGGACGGCACCTTCAGGTGCACGCTGCACCCCATGGGCTTCCTCGGCTTCCAGGTCGCACCGGTCCTGGACCTCCGCGTCACCCCGACCCGCGACGACTGCACCGTCGAGATGCTCTCCTGCAGG TTTGAGGGTTCGGACTCCATCGAGCAGCAGAATGAGCTCTTTTCAG CGGTAATGACGAACCGAATAACATGGGGAGACAATGGTGATGAGGAGCCATGCTTGGACATCGATGTCAATCTGGAGGTCACCCTGGAG GTGTACACGAAGCCATTCAGCTTGCTCCCgctgtcggcagtggagaaaccaGGCAACCT GCTGATGCAAGGGCTGCTTGACAGGCTTGTGCCGATGCTGG ATTCCTGGGCTTCATGGCCGGGTCGGTTTTCATCAAATCCAGCCGGCTGCACCACCAAGGAAGAATCACGAGGAAAACAATCATACATACACGCAGCGTGGGTTAATTTGTGGATGTGGATTGATGCTTGCATGATACAAACCCACTGTACGTag
- the LOC123413358 gene encoding uncharacterized protein LOC123413358 isoform X2: protein MRPTAAATGPSFFLPRCQSVPAPASSRAAGVAAAADPCKPPNKAIRSWRAASAGSNGGDERGQSVSTVATTPSGRRARLSARRRESIRLLDALPDQGGIGEFLRHPAGVESLLNTRALQSFAPVESESDGTFRCTLHPMGFLGFQVAPVLDLRVTPTRDDCTVEMLSCRFEGSDSIEQQNELFSAVMTNRITWGDNGDEEPCLDIDVNLEVTLEVYTKPFSLLPLSAVEKPGNLLMQGLLDRLVPMLGEQLLRDYHSWVQQQTQSSSS, encoded by the exons ATGAGGCCCACTGCGGCAGCAACCggaccttccttcttcctccccagATGCCAGTCGGTCCCGGCCCCGGCATCATCAAGGGCGGCAGGAGTAGCAGCAGCTGCCGATCCATGCAAGCCGCCCAACAAGGCGATCCGGTCATGGCGAGCCGCGTCGGCAGGCAGCAACGGCGGCGACGAGCGCGGCCAGTCCGTGTCGACGGTGGCGACGACACCGTCGGGAAGGCGGGCCCGGCTGTCGGCGAGGCGGCGGGAGAGCATCAGGCTCCTGGACGCGCTGCCGGACCAGGGCGGCATCGGCGAGTTCCTGCGGCACCCCGCCGGCGTGGAGTCCCTGCTCAACACCCGGGCGCTGCAGAGCTTCGCGCCGGTGGAGTCGGAGTCGGACGGCACCTTCAGGTGCACGCTGCACCCCATGGGCTTCCTCGGCTTCCAGGTCGCACCGGTCCTGGACCTCCGCGTCACCCCGACCCGCGACGACTGCACCGTCGAGATGCTCTCCTGCAGG TTTGAGGGTTCGGACTCCATCGAGCAGCAGAATGAGCTCTTTTCAG CGGTAATGACGAACCGAATAACATGGGGAGACAATGGTGATGAGGAGCCATGCTTGGACATCGATGTCAATCTGGAGGTCACCCTGGAG GTGTACACGAAGCCATTCAGCTTGCTCCCgctgtcggcagtggagaaaccaGGCAACCT GCTGATGCAAGGGCTGCTTGACAGGCTTGTGCCGATGCTGGGTGAGCAGCTGCTGAGGGACTACCATTCCTGGGTTCAGCAGCAGACCCAGTCTTCCTCCTCATGA
- the LOC123413356 gene encoding uncharacterized protein LOC123413356 isoform X3, producing the protein MRRVEEERRPRCWCPRRTCTSSGSATASTIGFFCSQESYVAYCASRFGRLINRPAILDAENEEHAADCCRDIWDARYPLEPFDFGSNEFDGNNSNGIENDGANSEILMMVQTYAGLADHFASPFVSEGVYHVAARRRYMCFLDLIRKGVCTTREDIRLVPSLDILLMWLAHQSFPVSYAIDMTGMSIQDNVMKRVVSYGEVASEEMVEGTRILWEEAYDEPYDLSGSEIDAAAVGTAREAFHWQAAASEEDTNRLYKGLQPRFLMEVCVFLKGEFDSEHISKEFLRLRAQRCYRSLKLDKSVSNLSCKNWQKMWHMYCEFATRGLTIEVRRSMGGCFRNSKILKNISFSWNDMLHEKSLMLTEELDTRIRAMASITPPIQAPYLLKCVPDRVTDDGGAMISDVILRMRSYRPQEGRWLTRTVLDYSGKECFVVRMRIGRGIWRRGPETPMAVKWEDRIIEVREGSWSYIASATSVGYAPEKVVGTATPTKYQQENKVVWRFSTGDVMTVWLGDDLNFQLQNEISEEEQARVLVGRRLSYSVKKDITSNNHNHNEEEQYITLVRTSPDYPDGRATALLNWKLLAIEFLPKEDAVFVLLLCTAIARTMTEIRREDVSGLLVRRRMREPQVGQRDWGSVMLPDAPSLDPHLQPWYRNAARVLSSAETVLPNRAMPVKYSPTDGKDELYRQALIP; encoded by the exons ATGCGGCgggtggaggaggagaggaggccgCGATGCTGGTGCCCCCGCCGGACGTGCACCTCGTCTGGCTCTGCCACTGCTTCCACCAT TGGATTCTTCTGTTCCCAGGAGAGCTATGTCGCATACTGTGCATCAAGGTTTGGACGCCTCATCAATCGACCTGCAATACTTGATGCTGAGAATGAGGAGCATGCCGCTGACTGTTGTCGGGACATCTGGGACGCACGCTACCCATTGGAGCCGTTTGACTTTGGCAGCAATGAATTTGATGGAAATAATTCGAATGGCATTGAGAACGATGGTGCTAATAGCGAAATTCTTATGATGGTTCAAACATACGCTGGCCTAGCAGACCACTTTGCCTCGCCCTTTGTCTCCGAAGGCGTCTACCATGTCGCTGCAAGAAGGCGTTACATGTGTTTCCTTGACCTCATCAGAAAGGGTGTGTGCACAACCAGAGAAGACATTCGGCTCGTGCCTAGCCTGGATATATTACTGATGTGGCTTGCTCATCAG AGCTTTCCAGTGAGCTATGCAATCGACATGACAGGGATGTCTATCCAGGACAATGTTATGAAAAGGGTCGTCAGTTATGGGGAGGTGGCGAGTGAGGAGATGGTGGAGGGGACGAGGATCTTATGGGAGGAGGCATATGATGAGCCATACGATCTATCTGGTTCGGAGATTGATGCGGCAGCAGTTGGCACGGCAAGGGAGGCGTTCCACTGGCAGGCTGCAGCATCAGAAGAGGACACCAACCGGCTGTATAAGGGGTTGCAACCTAGATTTCTTATGGAG GTATGTGTGTTCCTGAAAGGAGAATTTGACAGTGAGCACATTAGCAAGGAATTTCTGCGTTTGCGAGCACAGAGGTGTTACAGATCATTGAAGCTCGACAAGTCAGTGTCCAATTTATCCTGCAAAAACTGGCAGAAAATGTGGCATATGTATTGTGAATTTGCAACCCGAGGTCTCACCATTGAGGTAAGGCGCAGCATGGGCGGGTGCTTCAGGAACAGCAAGATCCTCAAGAATATATCATTCTCATGGAACGATATGCTGCATGAGAAATCACTTATGCTTACAGAGGAGCTTGATACCAGGATTAGGGCGATGGCATCGATTACCCCTCCCATTCAAGCACCTTACTTATTGAAGTGTGTACCTGACAGAGTCACTGATGATGGCGGGGCAATGATTTCTGACGTCATATTGCGCATGAGAAGTTATCGTCCGCAGGAAGGACGGTGGCTGACCCGTACAGTACTTGATTATAGTGGGAAAGAATGTTTCGTTGTTAGGATGAG AATAGGCAGAGGGATTTGGCGGAGAGGACCAGAAACTCCCATGGCAGTGAAATGGGAAGATAGGATCATTGAGGTCCGAGAAGGCTCATGGTCCTATATTGCAAGTGCAACATCCGTTGGTTATGCTCCAG AAAAGGTGGTTGGCACAGCAACGCCAACGAAATATCAACAGGAGAATAAGGTGGTTTGGCGCTTTTCAACTGGAGATGTAATGACAGTGTGGTTGGGAGATGACCTCAACTTTCAGCTACAAAATGAGATTTCAGAAGAAGAG CAGGCAAGGGTGCTTGTAGGGAGGAGATTGAGTTACAGCGTAAAGAAGGACATCACATCAAATAACCACAACCACAATGAGGAAGAGCAGTACATCACCCTTGTCCGTACATCACCAGACTATCCTGATGGCAGAGCAACCGCGCTCCTAAACTGGAAACTACTCGCAATTGAGTttctacccaaagaggatgcagtcTTTGTGCTCCTCTTATGCACGGCGATCGCACGAACAATGACAGAGATCAGAAGGGAAGATGTGTCCGGGCTTCTGGTGCGGCGAAGAATGCGCGAACCACAGGTAGGGCAGAGAGACTGGGGCTCGGTGATGCTGCCGGACGCGCCTTCCCTTGACCCTCATTTGCAGCCGTGGTACCGGAATGCGGCGCGTGTTTTGAGCTCCGCGGAGACTGTGCTGCCTAACAGAGCGATGCCCGTTAAATACTCGCCTACCGATGGCAAGGATGAGCTGTACAGGCAAGCTCTTATACCCTGA
- the LOC123413356 gene encoding glycine-rich domain-containing protein 2 isoform X2, giving the protein MTAKQMPSAAEAPPEDTAASASMPSSSPASRGRGQAGYPGPFSVDLAAAARRLLAFLRSASARGNVGPRSVRRYEEMWLPLAADAAGGGGEEAAMLVPPPDVHLVWLCHCFHHESYVAYCASRFGRLINRPAILDAENEEHAADCCRDIWDARYPLEPFDFGSNEFDGNNSNGIENDGANSEILMMVQTYAGLADHFASPFVSEGVYHVAARRRYMCFLDLIRKGVCTTREDIRLVPSLDILLMWLAHQSFPVSYAIDMTGMSIQDNVMKRVVSYGEVASEEMVEGTRILWEEAYDEPYDLSGSEIDAAAVGTAREAFHWQAAASEEDTNRLYKGLQPRFLMEVCVFLKGEFDSEHISKEFLRLRAQRCYRSLKLDKSVSNLSCKNWQKMWHMYCEFATRGLTIEVRRSMGGCFRNSKILKNISFSWNDMLHEKSLMLTEELDTRIRAMASITPPIQAPYLLKCVPDRVTDDGGAMISDVILRMRSYRPQEGRWLTRTVLDYSGKECFVVRMRIGRGIWRRGPETPMAVKWEDRIIEVREGSWSYIASATSVGYAPEKVVGTATPTKYQQENKVVWRFSTGDVMTVWLGDDLNFQLQNEISEEEARVLVGRRLSYSVKKDITSNNHNHNEEEQYITLVRTSPDYPDGRATALLNWKLLAIEFLPKEDAVFVLLLCTAIARTMTEIRREDVSGLLVRRRMREPQVGQRDWGSVMLPDAPSLDPHLQPWYRNAARVLSSAETVLPNRAMPVKYSPTDGKDELYRQALIP; this is encoded by the exons ATGACAGCAAAGCAAATGCCCTCCGCAGCAGAGGCGCCGCCGGAGGACACCGCGGCCTCCGCATCCATGCCCTCATCGTCCCCTGCTTCCCGCGGCCGCGGGCAGGCGGGCTATCCCGGCCCCTTCTCggtcgacctcgccgccgccgcgcgccgcctcctcgcgttcCTTCGCTCCGCTTCCGCCCGCGGAAACGTGGGGCCGCGGTCTGTGCGGAGGTACGAGGAGATGTGGCTACCGCTCGCCGCGGATGCGGCgggtggaggaggagaggaggccgCGATGCTGGTGCCCCCGCCGGACGTGCACCTCGTCTGGCTCTGCCACTGCTTCCACCAT GAGAGCTATGTCGCATACTGTGCATCAAGGTTTGGACGCCTCATCAATCGACCTGCAATACTTGATGCTGAGAATGAGGAGCATGCCGCTGACTGTTGTCGGGACATCTGGGACGCACGCTACCCATTGGAGCCGTTTGACTTTGGCAGCAATGAATTTGATGGAAATAATTCGAATGGCATTGAGAACGATGGTGCTAATAGCGAAATTCTTATGATGGTTCAAACATACGCTGGCCTAGCAGACCACTTTGCCTCGCCCTTTGTCTCCGAAGGCGTCTACCATGTCGCTGCAAGAAGGCGTTACATGTGTTTCCTTGACCTCATCAGAAAGGGTGTGTGCACAACCAGAGAAGACATTCGGCTCGTGCCTAGCCTGGATATATTACTGATGTGGCTTGCTCATCAG AGCTTTCCAGTGAGCTATGCAATCGACATGACAGGGATGTCTATCCAGGACAATGTTATGAAAAGGGTCGTCAGTTATGGGGAGGTGGCGAGTGAGGAGATGGTGGAGGGGACGAGGATCTTATGGGAGGAGGCATATGATGAGCCATACGATCTATCTGGTTCGGAGATTGATGCGGCAGCAGTTGGCACGGCAAGGGAGGCGTTCCACTGGCAGGCTGCAGCATCAGAAGAGGACACCAACCGGCTGTATAAGGGGTTGCAACCTAGATTTCTTATGGAG GTATGTGTGTTCCTGAAAGGAGAATTTGACAGTGAGCACATTAGCAAGGAATTTCTGCGTTTGCGAGCACAGAGGTGTTACAGATCATTGAAGCTCGACAAGTCAGTGTCCAATTTATCCTGCAAAAACTGGCAGAAAATGTGGCATATGTATTGTGAATTTGCAACCCGAGGTCTCACCATTGAGGTAAGGCGCAGCATGGGCGGGTGCTTCAGGAACAGCAAGATCCTCAAGAATATATCATTCTCATGGAACGATATGCTGCATGAGAAATCACTTATGCTTACAGAGGAGCTTGATACCAGGATTAGGGCGATGGCATCGATTACCCCTCCCATTCAAGCACCTTACTTATTGAAGTGTGTACCTGACAGAGTCACTGATGATGGCGGGGCAATGATTTCTGACGTCATATTGCGCATGAGAAGTTATCGTCCGCAGGAAGGACGGTGGCTGACCCGTACAGTACTTGATTATAGTGGGAAAGAATGTTTCGTTGTTAGGATGAG AATAGGCAGAGGGATTTGGCGGAGAGGACCAGAAACTCCCATGGCAGTGAAATGGGAAGATAGGATCATTGAGGTCCGAGAAGGCTCATGGTCCTATATTGCAAGTGCAACATCCGTTGGTTATGCTCCAG AAAAGGTGGTTGGCACAGCAACGCCAACGAAATATCAACAGGAGAATAAGGTGGTTTGGCGCTTTTCAACTGGAGATGTAATGACAGTGTGGTTGGGAGATGACCTCAACTTTCAGCTACAAAATGAGATTTCAGAAGAAGAG GCAAGGGTGCTTGTAGGGAGGAGATTGAGTTACAGCGTAAAGAAGGACATCACATCAAATAACCACAACCACAATGAGGAAGAGCAGTACATCACCCTTGTCCGTACATCACCAGACTATCCTGATGGCAGAGCAACCGCGCTCCTAAACTGGAAACTACTCGCAATTGAGTttctacccaaagaggatgcagtcTTTGTGCTCCTCTTATGCACGGCGATCGCACGAACAATGACAGAGATCAGAAGGGAAGATGTGTCCGGGCTTCTGGTGCGGCGAAGAATGCGCGAACCACAGGTAGGGCAGAGAGACTGGGGCTCGGTGATGCTGCCGGACGCGCCTTCCCTTGACCCTCATTTGCAGCCGTGGTACCGGAATGCGGCGCGTGTTTTGAGCTCCGCGGAGACTGTGCTGCCTAACAGAGCGATGCCCGTTAAATACTCGCCTACCGATGGCAAGGATGAGCTGTACAGGCAAGCTCTTATACCCTGA